From the genome of Streptomyces sp. NBC_01116, one region includes:
- a CDS encoding DUF4190 domain-containing protein — translation MTLTDLARRATASDSGAGADAASGSAGTARDLDPVPVAGTDAAASRSTGREADGPAVASFVLGLVGLLVFNLLLGPTAIVMALLALARRTRRRGRALLGLALGVADLVVLAVLVTGNGTIAWNFGG, via the coding sequence ATGACCCTCACCGACCTCGCCCGCCGCGCGACCGCTTCCGATTCCGGCGCCGGTGCCGACGCCGCATCGGGTTCCGCAGGCACCGCACGGGACCTCGACCCCGTCCCCGTCGCGGGTACGGACGCGGCGGCCTCCCGGTCCACGGGCCGGGAGGCGGACGGGCCGGCCGTCGCCTCGTTCGTCCTCGGCCTCGTCGGGCTGCTGGTCTTCAACCTCCTGCTCGGGCCCACCGCGATCGTGATGGCCCTGCTGGCCCTGGCCCGCCGCACCCGCCGCCGGGGACGCGCCCTGCTCGGCCTCGCCCTGGGCGTCGCCGACCTCGTCGTGCTCGCCGTCCTCGTCACCGGCAACGGCACGATCGCCTGGAACTTCGGCGGCTGA
- a CDS encoding cysteine desulfurase family protein, which produces MAYLDHAATTPMLPEAIGAMTAQLSATGNASSLHAAGRRARRTVEESREALADALGARPSEVVLTSGGTEADNLAVKGLYWSRRDADPRRTRVLAGPVEHHAVLDAVDWLAEHEGATVDYLPVDRHGRVHPEDLREAILRDPDDVAMITVMWANNEIGTIMPVRELAAVAAEFSIPMHADAVQAFGQLEVDFARSGLAAMTVSGHKIGGPFGIGALLLGRDHTPVPVLHGGGQERHVRSGTLDVPAVASFAVAGRLAAERREQFARRVGSLRDDLVAAVRRAVPDAVLGGDPDPAGRLPANAHFSFPGCEGDSLLLLLDAQGIECSTGSACTAGIAQPSHVLLATGTDPDLARGTLRFSLGHTSTEDDVKALAEAIGPAVERARTAGLS; this is translated from the coding sequence ATGGCTTACCTCGACCACGCCGCGACCACCCCGATGCTTCCCGAAGCGATCGGGGCGATGACCGCCCAGCTCTCCGCCACCGGCAACGCGTCCTCACTGCACGCCGCCGGACGCCGGGCCCGCCGTACCGTCGAGGAGTCCAGAGAAGCCCTCGCCGACGCCCTCGGCGCACGCCCCAGCGAGGTGGTCCTCACCTCCGGTGGCACGGAGGCCGACAACCTCGCCGTGAAGGGCCTCTACTGGTCCCGACGCGACGCCGACCCCCGCCGCACCCGGGTCCTCGCCGGTCCCGTGGAGCACCACGCGGTCCTGGACGCCGTCGACTGGCTCGCGGAGCACGAGGGCGCGACCGTCGACTACCTCCCGGTGGACCGCCACGGCCGGGTCCACCCCGAGGACCTGCGCGAGGCGATCCTCCGCGACCCCGACGACGTCGCGATGATCACCGTGATGTGGGCCAACAACGAGATCGGCACCATCATGCCGGTCCGCGAACTGGCCGCGGTGGCGGCGGAGTTCTCCATCCCCATGCACGCCGACGCGGTCCAGGCCTTCGGTCAGCTGGAGGTCGACTTCGCCCGCTCCGGACTGGCCGCGATGACGGTCAGCGGGCACAAGATCGGCGGCCCCTTCGGCATCGGCGCGCTGCTGCTGGGCCGCGACCACACCCCCGTACCCGTCCTGCACGGCGGCGGCCAGGAGCGGCACGTGCGCTCCGGCACCCTGGACGTGCCCGCCGTCGCCTCCTTCGCGGTCGCCGGACGGCTGGCGGCCGAGCGGCGCGAGCAGTTCGCCCGGCGCGTGGGCTCCCTGCGCGACGACCTCGTGGCCGCCGTGCGCCGGGCCGTGCCGGACGCCGTGCTCGGCGGCGACCCGGATCCGGCCGGACGCCTCCCGGCCAACGCCCACTTCAGCTTCCCGGGCTGCGAGGGCGACTCCCTCCTGCTGCTGCTGGACGCCCAGGGCATCGAGTGCTCCACCGGCTCCGCCTGCACCGCCGGGATCGCCCAGCCCAGCCACGTCCTGCTCGCCACCGGCACCGATCCGGACCTGGCCCGGGGCACCCTGCGCTTCTCGCTCGGCCACACCTCGACCGAGGACGACGTGAAGGCGCTGGCCGAGGCGATCGGCCCGGCGGTGGAGCGCGCGAGGACCGCCGGGCTCAGCTGA
- a CDS encoding N-acetylmuramoyl-L-alanine amidase translates to MGNNGSTRGARKPSGKSSGSSSRRKPANARKKSADGVSRRALLIGGGAVAAAGTAAVLARDKVKRLWWQVPGVEKPRKPGELDYAGATWVAASEANWRRADRPDDFTVDRVIIHVTQGSFASAVKVFQDPAHQAATHYIVGQDGRVVQMIRELDVAYQAGNRAYNERGVGIEHEGFVDRPKDLTKAMYESSARLTASICARHGIPVDREHVIGHVEVPGTDHTDPGPHWDWDRYMELVRRAATAPPGPSPTPSAKA, encoded by the coding sequence ATGGGGAACAACGGGAGCACCCGGGGTGCGCGAAAGCCTTCGGGAAAGTCTTCGGGCTCGTCTTCGCGGAGGAAGCCCGCGAATGCGCGGAAGAAGTCCGCGGACGGCGTCAGCCGGCGCGCTCTGCTGATCGGCGGCGGGGCGGTGGCGGCCGCCGGCACCGCCGCCGTGCTCGCGCGCGACAAGGTCAAGCGCCTGTGGTGGCAGGTGCCCGGGGTCGAGAAGCCCCGGAAGCCGGGCGAGCTGGACTACGCGGGCGCGACCTGGGTGGCCGCGTCGGAGGCGAACTGGCGGCGCGCGGACCGGCCGGACGACTTCACCGTCGACCGGGTGATCATCCATGTCACGCAGGGCAGTTTCGCCAGCGCGGTGAAGGTGTTCCAGGACCCCGCCCACCAGGCCGCGACGCACTACATCGTGGGTCAGGACGGGCGGGTGGTGCAGATGATCCGCGAGCTGGACGTGGCGTACCAGGCGGGCAACCGCGCGTACAACGAACGCGGCGTCGGCATCGAGCACGAGGGGTTCGTGGACCGGCCGAAGGACCTTACGAAGGCGATGTACGAGTCCTCGGCGCGGCTCACGGCGTCGATCTGCGCGCGGCACGGCATACCCGTCGACCGGGAGCACGTCATCGGGCACGTGGAGGTGCCGGGCACCGACCACACGGACCCGGGCCCGCACTGGGACTGGGACCGCTACATGGAGCTGGTACGCCGGGCCGCGACGGCGCCCCCCGGCCCCTCCCCCACGCCGTCGGCGAAGGCGTGA
- the mnmA gene encoding tRNA 2-thiouridine(34) synthase MnmA, which produces MTQTSQRPLRVLAAMSGGVDSAVAAARAAEAGHDVTGVHLALSANPQSFRTGARGCCTIEDSRDARRAADVIGIPFYVWDLAERFREDVVEDFVAEYEAGRTPNPCLRCNEKIKFAALLDKALALGFDAVCTGHYATVVLTEDGSRELHRASDMAKDQSYVLGVLDEKQLAHAMFPLGDTLTTKDEIRAEAERRGLAVAKKPDSHDICFIADGDTQGFLADRLGGPAEGDILDESGTKLGTHEGAFGFTIGQRKGLKIGHPAPDGKPRYVLDISPVNNTVTVGPVEALDVTSLTAIKPRWCGTPPSGPGTYTAQLRAHGGETEVTAELVDGSELNVTFTEPVRGVAPGQAVVLYDGTRVVGSATIATTSRRERVATGG; this is translated from the coding sequence ATGACTCAGACTTCCCAGCGCCCCCTGCGTGTCCTCGCCGCGATGTCGGGCGGCGTGGACTCCGCCGTCGCCGCGGCCCGTGCCGCCGAGGCGGGCCACGACGTGACCGGTGTCCACCTCGCCCTGTCCGCGAATCCCCAGTCCTTCCGGACCGGGGCGCGCGGCTGTTGCACCATCGAGGACTCCCGGGACGCCCGCCGCGCGGCCGACGTCATCGGTATCCCGTTCTACGTCTGGGACCTGGCGGAGCGCTTCCGCGAGGACGTCGTCGAGGACTTCGTCGCGGAGTACGAGGCCGGGCGCACGCCCAACCCCTGCCTGCGCTGCAACGAGAAGATCAAGTTCGCCGCGCTGCTCGACAAGGCCCTCGCCCTCGGCTTCGACGCCGTGTGCACCGGCCACTACGCCACCGTCGTGCTCACCGAGGACGGCAGCCGCGAGCTGCACCGCGCCTCCGACATGGCCAAGGACCAGAGCTATGTGCTCGGCGTCCTGGACGAGAAGCAGCTCGCCCACGCCATGTTCCCGCTCGGCGACACCCTCACCACCAAGGACGAGATCCGCGCCGAGGCCGAGCGCCGGGGCCTGGCCGTCGCCAAGAAGCCCGACAGCCACGACATCTGCTTCATCGCCGACGGCGACACCCAGGGCTTCCTGGCGGACCGCCTCGGCGGCCCGGCCGAGGGCGACATCCTCGACGAGTCCGGCACGAAGCTGGGCACCCACGAGGGCGCGTTCGGCTTCACCATCGGCCAGCGCAAGGGCCTGAAGATCGGCCACCCGGCCCCCGACGGCAAGCCGCGCTACGTGCTCGACATCTCCCCGGTGAACAACACCGTCACCGTCGGCCCCGTCGAGGCCCTCGACGTGACCTCGCTGACCGCGATCAAGCCCCGCTGGTGCGGAACGCCGCCCTCCGGCCCGGGAACGTACACCGCCCAGCTCCGCGCCCACGGCGGCGAGACCGAGGTCACGGCCGAGCTGGTCGACGGCTCCGAGCTGAACGTCACCTTCACCGAGCCGGTCCGGGGCGTGGCCCCCGGCCAGGCGGTCGTCCTGTACGACGGCACGCGCGTGGTCGGCTCGGCCACCATCGCCACGACGTCCCGCCGCGAGCGGGTGGCGACGGGCGGCTGA
- a CDS encoding alpha/beta fold hydrolase, with translation MDRILSADGTPIAYRRQGDGPPLVLVGGALSASAADAPLAALLAPRFTVLTYDRRGRGASGDAGPWSVAREAEDLAAVVGAAGAGASVFGMSSGGALALEAVAAGLPVELLAVYEPPYTPGASGLLFKARCTARLHRLLAAGDRGGAVELFLSMTGVAEETAARMRRTTLWAELEAMAHTLAYDDALLGDGAVPVERFAAVAARTLVICGGFSSAPARAATRTLADALPRGRHRTLTGQMREVAPQVIAPVLADFFARDVYAYRQAS, from the coding sequence ATGGACAGGATTCTCTCCGCCGACGGCACGCCGATCGCCTACCGACGCCAGGGCGACGGCCCGCCGCTGGTGCTGGTCGGCGGGGCACTGAGCGCCTCGGCCGCCGACGCGCCGCTGGCCGCCCTGCTCGCGCCGCGCTTCACGGTGCTCACCTACGACCGCCGGGGCCGGGGCGCCAGCGGTGACGCCGGGCCCTGGTCCGTGGCGCGGGAGGCCGAGGACCTGGCCGCCGTCGTCGGGGCCGCCGGGGCGGGCGCGTCGGTCTTCGGGATGTCGTCGGGCGGGGCGCTGGCCCTGGAGGCGGTCGCCGCCGGGCTGCCGGTGGAGCTGCTCGCCGTGTACGAGCCGCCCTACACGCCCGGCGCGTCGGGTCTGCTGTTCAAGGCCCGCTGCACGGCCCGGCTGCACCGGCTGCTGGCGGCCGGGGACCGGGGCGGCGCGGTGGAGCTGTTCCTGTCCATGACGGGCGTCGCGGAGGAGACGGCCGCCCGGATGCGGCGCACCACGCTGTGGGCGGAGCTGGAGGCGATGGCGCACACCCTGGCGTACGACGACGCCCTGCTGGGCGACGGGGCGGTCCCGGTCGAGCGGTTCGCGGCCGTCGCCGCCCGGACGCTGGTGATCTGCGGCGGCTTCAGCAGCGCCCCGGCGCGCGCGGCGACCCGGACGCTGGCCGACGCCCTGCCGCGCGGCCGGCACCGCACGCTCACGGGCCAGATGCGTGAGGTGGCGCCCCAGGTGATCGCCCCGGTGCTGGCGGACTTCTTCGCCAGGGACGTGTACGCGTACCGGCAGGCGTCGTAG
- a CDS encoding DUF427 domain-containing protein: MTATRGHRITVEQGTEHVRAVHDGQVLAESRRPLVLRETGCPVRYYLPPEDVRTDLLAPSDTSTHCPFKGDASYWSRPGAADLVWAYPDPKPEVAAIKDHFCFYAAETVAD, translated from the coding sequence ATGACTGCCACCCGAGGACATCGCATCACCGTCGAGCAGGGCACCGAGCACGTCCGGGCGGTACACGACGGACAGGTGCTGGCCGAGAGCCGCCGCCCGCTCGTGCTCCGCGAGACCGGCTGTCCGGTCCGCTACTACCTGCCGCCCGAGGACGTCCGCACCGACCTGCTCGCCCCGTCGGACACCTCCACCCACTGCCCGTTCAAGGGGGACGCCTCCTACTGGTCCCGCCCCGGGGCCGCCGATCTCGTCTGGGCCTACCCGGACCCGAAGCCCGAAGTCGCCGCGATCAAGGACCACTTCTGCTTCTACGCGGCGGAAACCGTGGCCGACTGA
- a CDS encoding TIGR00730 family Rossman fold protein has protein sequence MNICVFLSAADLDDRYTVPAREFAELLGRGGHTLVWGGSESGLMKVVADGVQAAGGRLVGVSVDFLAAKARTNADEMVIARDLAERKALLLEKADAVVIMVGGTGTLDEATEILELKKHGKHTKPVVLLNTAGFYDGLRQQFQRMEDEGFLPLPLTDLVFFAKDGVGALAYLEESAGHQ, from the coding sequence ATGAACATCTGCGTCTTCCTCTCCGCCGCCGACCTCGACGACCGCTACACCGTGCCCGCCCGGGAGTTCGCCGAGCTGCTCGGCAGAGGCGGGCACACCCTCGTCTGGGGCGGATCGGAGAGCGGGCTGATGAAGGTCGTCGCGGACGGCGTGCAGGCGGCGGGCGGGCGGCTCGTGGGCGTCTCGGTCGACTTCCTCGCCGCGAAGGCCCGCACGAACGCCGACGAGATGGTGATCGCCCGCGACCTCGCGGAGCGCAAGGCGCTCCTCCTGGAGAAGGCCGACGCCGTCGTGATCATGGTCGGCGGGACCGGGACGCTCGACGAGGCCACCGAGATCCTGGAGCTGAAGAAGCACGGCAAGCACACCAAGCCGGTCGTCCTGCTGAACACGGCGGGCTTCTACGACGGGCTGCGCCAGCAGTTCCAGCGCATGGAGGACGAGGGCTTCCTGCCCCTCCCCCTGACCGACCTGGTCTTCTTCGCCAAGGACGGCGTCGGCGCGCTCGCCTACCTGGAGGAGTCCGCCGGCCACCAGTGA
- a CDS encoding SDR family oxidoreductase has product MSTHLITGAGSGIGAAVARRLQERGDDVVLLARDAGRAKEFADRYPGARTLVGDLGNPDRLSWAFGQQSMPERIDTLLHIAGVVELGEVGELTPKAWHFQLNANLIAPAEITRLLLPQLRVSQGQVLFVNSGAGLAAHAGWSAYAASKHGLKALADSLRHEEHGNGVRVTTVYPGRTASPMQAKVHQQEGKEYDASRWIDPESVATTILMAIDLPRDAEVNDLTVRPGR; this is encoded by the coding sequence ATGTCTACCCACCTCATCACCGGCGCCGGTTCCGGCATCGGGGCCGCTGTCGCCCGCCGTCTCCAGGAGCGCGGCGACGACGTCGTCCTGCTCGCCCGCGACGCCGGCCGCGCCAAGGAGTTCGCCGACCGCTACCCGGGCGCGCGCACGCTCGTCGGCGACCTCGGCAACCCCGACCGGCTGTCCTGGGCGTTCGGCCAGCAGTCCATGCCCGAGCGGATCGACACCCTGCTGCACATCGCGGGCGTCGTCGAGCTCGGCGAAGTCGGCGAGCTCACTCCCAAGGCCTGGCACTTCCAGCTCAACGCCAACCTGATCGCGCCTGCCGAGATCACCCGCCTCCTGCTCCCGCAGCTCCGCGTCTCCCAGGGACAGGTCCTGTTCGTGAACTCCGGGGCAGGGCTCGCCGCCCACGCCGGCTGGAGCGCGTACGCCGCGAGCAAGCACGGCCTCAAGGCGCTCGCCGACTCGCTGCGCCACGAGGAGCACGGCAACGGGGTGCGCGTCACCACCGTCTACCCGGGCCGCACCGCCAGCCCCATGCAGGCCAAGGTGCACCAGCAGGAGGGCAAGGAGTACGACGCGTCCCGCTGGATCGACCCCGAGTCGGTGGCCACCACGATCCTGATGGCGATCGACCTGCCGCGCGACGCCGAGGTCAACGACCTCACCGTCCGCCCCGGCCGCTGA
- a CDS encoding methionine synthase, protein MSEKSKFSGCPATGIGSMPGGDAREAAKTVTGSFADGQGMPYLAELPARGPGADMIGRTIGMLVEMYGHVEPSGWRIGDRPGRDTRRARSWLGEDLDALEEFTQGYEGLLKVQAVGPWTLAAALELRGGEAMLADPGACRDLAGSLAEGLRAHLAEVRRRMPGAEVVLQLDEPSLTAVLLGRVRSASGYRTYRAVDRQIVEATLRDVLAAAGEDGTTLVHSCAPEVPFALLRRAGADGISFDFSLLTEREEEAIGEAVEGGTHLFLGVVPSTDAASEGLSDPGGSVMGVRTLWSRLGLNPGTLAESVAITPSCGLAGASPAHARTALAHSARAARSLADNPE, encoded by the coding sequence GTGAGCGAGAAGAGCAAGTTCAGCGGGTGTCCGGCGACCGGCATCGGGTCGATGCCCGGGGGAGACGCGAGGGAGGCGGCGAAGACCGTCACCGGCTCCTTCGCCGACGGCCAGGGCATGCCGTACCTGGCGGAACTGCCCGCGCGCGGGCCGGGCGCCGACATGATCGGCCGGACGATCGGCATGCTCGTCGAGATGTACGGGCACGTCGAGCCGAGCGGCTGGCGGATCGGCGACCGGCCCGGCCGTGACACCCGCCGCGCCCGCTCCTGGCTGGGCGAGGACCTGGACGCACTGGAGGAGTTCACCCAGGGGTACGAGGGCCTGCTCAAGGTCCAGGCCGTGGGCCCCTGGACGCTGGCCGCGGCACTGGAACTGCGCGGCGGCGAGGCCATGCTGGCCGACCCCGGCGCCTGCCGCGACCTGGCCGGATCCCTGGCCGAAGGGCTCCGCGCCCACCTCGCGGAGGTCCGCCGCCGGATGCCCGGGGCCGAGGTCGTCCTGCAACTGGACGAACCCTCCCTGACCGCCGTCCTGCTGGGCCGGGTCCGCTCCGCCAGCGGCTACCGCACCTACCGCGCCGTCGACCGCCAGATCGTCGAGGCGACCCTGCGCGACGTCCTCGCCGCGGCGGGCGAGGACGGCACGACGCTCGTCCACTCCTGCGCCCCCGAGGTGCCGTTCGCGCTGCTGCGCCGGGCCGGGGCCGACGGGATCTCGTTCGACTTCTCGCTGCTCACCGAGCGTGAGGAGGAGGCGATCGGGGAAGCCGTCGAGGGCGGCACCCACCTCTTCCTCGGCGTGGTGCCCTCCACGGACGCGGCTTCGGAGGGATTGTCGGACCCGGGCGGTAGCGTCATGGGAGTCAGGACGCTGTGGAGCAGGCTGGGGCTGAATCCGGGGACTCTCGCCGAGTCCGTCGCGATCACCCCGTCGTGCGGTCTCGCGGGCGCGTCGCCCGCTCACGCCCGCACCGCGCTCGCCCACAGCGCCCGGGCGGCGAGGTCGCTCGCGGACAACCCTGAGTGA
- the ligA gene encoding NAD-dependent DNA ligase LigA, with protein sequence MAGEERVEQESSVPADVREKHALLAEQIEEHRFRYYVKDQPVVSDGEFDRQLRALEALEEEHPSLRTPDSPTQKVAGPYRTEFTSVVHRERMLSLDNAFDDEELAAWADRVAKDVGTPDHHFLCELKIDGLAVNLTYEHGRLTRAATRGDGRTGEDITPNVRTIAEIPHRLKGENIPALVEIRGEVFFPMEGFEELNARLVAADDKPFANPRNAAAGSLRQKDPKVTATRPLHMVVHGIGAHEGLSIDRLSAAYELLHAWGLPTAQHNKVVDSLAGVREFIAYFGEHRHSVEHEIDGVVVKLDEIPLQGRLGSTSRAPRWAIAWKYAPEEVNTKLVNIRVGVGRTGRVTPYAQVDPVEVAGSEVEFATLHNQNVVKAKGVLIGDTVVLRKAGDVIPEILGPVVDKRDGTEKPFEMPTHCPECGTELRPMKEADIDLRCPNARTCPAQLRERVFYLAGRKSLDIDHFGYVAAAALTRPLEPAEPVLKDESDLFSLTIEQLLPIRAYVLDQDSGLPKRDPKTGEEKIATVFANQQGEPKKNAVAMLEGIAAAKEAPLARILTGLSIRHVGPVAAQELARQFRSIDRIDEASEEELAAADGVGPTIAASVKQWFAEDWHREIVRKWREAGVRMADEGSDEDEGPRPLEGLTVVVTGTLAGHTRDGAKEALQALGAKVTGSVSKKTAFVVVGDNPGSKYDKAMQLKVPVLDEDGFAILLEQGPERAKEAALPAPEAAPGTGPDDSGE encoded by the coding sequence ATGGCGGGCGAAGAGCGGGTGGAGCAGGAGAGCTCGGTTCCGGCGGACGTGCGGGAGAAGCACGCGCTGCTGGCCGAGCAGATCGAGGAGCACCGCTTCCGCTACTACGTGAAGGACCAGCCGGTCGTCAGCGACGGCGAGTTCGACCGGCAGCTGCGCGCCCTGGAGGCACTGGAGGAGGAGCACCCGTCGCTGCGCACCCCGGACTCCCCGACCCAGAAGGTCGCCGGGCCCTACCGCACGGAGTTCACCTCCGTGGTCCACCGCGAACGCATGCTCTCCCTCGACAACGCCTTCGACGACGAGGAGCTGGCCGCCTGGGCCGACCGGGTCGCCAAGGACGTCGGCACCCCCGACCACCACTTCCTGTGCGAGCTCAAGATCGACGGCCTCGCCGTCAACCTCACCTACGAGCACGGCCGCCTGACCCGGGCGGCCACCCGCGGCGACGGCCGCACCGGCGAGGACATCACCCCCAACGTCCGGACGATCGCCGAGATCCCGCACCGCCTGAAGGGCGAGAACATCCCCGCGCTCGTCGAGATCCGCGGCGAGGTCTTCTTCCCCATGGAAGGCTTCGAGGAGCTGAACGCCCGGCTGGTCGCCGCCGACGACAAGCCCTTCGCCAACCCGCGCAACGCGGCCGCCGGATCGCTGCGCCAGAAGGACCCCAAGGTCACCGCCACCCGCCCGCTGCACATGGTGGTGCACGGCATCGGCGCCCACGAGGGCCTGAGCATCGACCGCCTCTCCGCGGCCTACGAGCTGCTCCACGCCTGGGGTCTGCCCACCGCCCAGCACAACAAGGTCGTCGACTCCCTCGCCGGCGTACGGGAGTTCATCGCGTACTTCGGCGAGCACCGGCACTCCGTGGAGCACGAGATCGACGGCGTCGTCGTCAAGCTCGACGAGATCCCGCTCCAGGGCCGCCTGGGTTCCACCTCGCGCGCCCCGCGCTGGGCCATCGCCTGGAAGTACGCCCCCGAAGAGGTCAACACCAAGCTGGTCAACATCCGCGTCGGCGTCGGCCGCACCGGCCGCGTCACCCCGTACGCCCAGGTCGATCCGGTCGAAGTGGCCGGTTCCGAGGTCGAGTTCGCCACCCTCCACAACCAGAACGTGGTCAAGGCCAAGGGTGTCCTCATCGGGGACACCGTGGTCCTGCGCAAGGCGGGCGACGTCATCCCGGAGATCCTCGGACCCGTCGTCGACAAGCGCGACGGCACCGAGAAGCCCTTCGAGATGCCGACCCACTGCCCCGAGTGCGGCACGGAACTGCGCCCGATGAAGGAGGCCGACATCGACCTCCGCTGCCCCAACGCCCGCACCTGCCCCGCCCAGTTGCGCGAGCGCGTCTTCTACCTCGCCGGACGCAAGAGCCTCGACATCGACCACTTCGGCTATGTGGCCGCCGCCGCCCTGACCCGCCCGCTGGAGCCCGCCGAGCCCGTCCTCAAGGACGAGAGCGATCTGTTCTCCCTCACCATCGAGCAGTTGCTGCCGATCCGGGCGTACGTCCTGGACCAGGACAGCGGGCTGCCCAAGCGCGACCCGAAGACCGGTGAGGAGAAGATCGCGACGGTCTTCGCCAACCAGCAGGGCGAGCCGAAGAAGAACGCGGTGGCCATGCTGGAAGGCATCGCCGCCGCCAAGGAGGCCCCGCTCGCCCGGATCCTCACCGGGCTCTCCATCCGGCACGTCGGTCCGGTCGCCGCCCAGGAGCTGGCCCGTCAGTTCCGCTCCATCGACCGGATCGACGAGGCGAGCGAGGAGGAGCTGGCCGCCGCCGACGGCGTCGGGCCGACCATCGCCGCCTCGGTCAAGCAGTGGTTCGCCGAGGACTGGCACCGCGAGATCGTGCGCAAGTGGCGCGAGGCCGGGGTGCGCATGGCGGACGAGGGCTCCGACGAGGACGAGGGCCCCCGCCCCCTCGAAGGGCTCACCGTCGTCGTCACCGGCACGCTCGCCGGCCACACCCGCGACGGCGCCAAGGAGGCGCTCCAGGCGCTGGGCGCGAAGGTCACCGGATCGGTGTCGAAGAAGACCGCTTTCGTGGTCGTCGGCGACAACCCCGGCTCCAAGTACGACAAAGCGATGCAGCTGAAGGTCCCCGTGCTGGACGAGGACGGATTCGCGATCCTGCTCGAACAGGGACCCGAACGTGCGAAGGAGGCGGCCCTGCCCGCCCCGGAGGCCGCGCCCGGCACCGGCCCGGACGACAGCGGGGAGTAA